In a single window of the Azospirillum sp. B510 genome:
- a CDS encoding IS701-like element ISAzs6 family transposase, giving the protein MTEMTEAAEWSDALEGLVGGLRSFYSAAGRQRALRYVRGLLAPLDRKNGWQLAEAAGDCSPAAMQDFLARTRWDADAVRDDLQAYVIERLSDDEAVLVLDETGFVKKGTRSVGVKRQYSGTAGRIENCQIGVFLGYASRRGRVLVDRALYLPEDWAGNDERRRMAGVPNAVGFATKPKLGRAMLERAVAAGLPCRWVTADSVYGGDYALRLWLERQPLGYVLAITSKQRAPMGFDTVKERTTGFTATDWQRLSAGDGAKGPRLYDWAHKTYASLREGWCRGLLVRRSIAEPDKLTYYLTFAPEGTPVATLVRVAGSRWTIESCFEAAKGEVGLDQYEVRSWTGWHRHVTLAMLALAFLTVVRTAAIGGRGSTRPVRRSSALDRARDPHPPGRLDRPAPRATHRHYRLVHLAKTPPTASTALPLETTHPNR; this is encoded by the coding sequence ATGACCGAGATGACGGAAGCGGCGGAATGGTCCGATGCCCTGGAAGGGCTGGTCGGCGGATTGAGGTCCTTCTACAGCGCGGCCGGTCGCCAACGGGCTCTGCGTTACGTGAGAGGTCTTTTGGCGCCGCTGGATCGCAAGAATGGCTGGCAGTTGGCCGAAGCCGCCGGGGATTGCTCGCCGGCGGCGATGCAGGATTTCCTGGCCCGGACCCGTTGGGATGCCGACGCCGTCCGCGACGACCTCCAGGCCTATGTCATCGAACGGTTGAGCGACGATGAGGCCGTGCTGGTCCTCGATGAAACCGGCTTCGTCAAGAAGGGCACCCGCTCGGTCGGGGTGAAGCGGCAGTATTCCGGCACCGCCGGACGTATCGAAAACTGCCAGATCGGCGTCTTCCTCGGCTACGCCAGCCGACGCGGCCGGGTGCTGGTCGACCGCGCTCTCTATCTGCCCGAGGACTGGGCTGGCAACGACGAACGCCGACGGATGGCCGGCGTCCCCAACGCCGTCGGCTTCGCCACCAAGCCGAAACTGGGGCGGGCGATGCTGGAGCGCGCCGTGGCAGCCGGCCTGCCCTGCCGCTGGGTGACCGCCGACTCCGTCTACGGCGGGGACTACGCGCTGCGGCTATGGCTGGAGCGCCAACCGCTGGGCTACGTGCTGGCGATCACCAGCAAACAGCGCGCGCCCATGGGCTTCGATACGGTCAAGGAGCGGACGACCGGCTTCACCGCCACCGACTGGCAGCGGTTGAGTGCTGGCGACGGAGCCAAGGGGCCACGCCTCTACGACTGGGCGCACAAAACCTACGCTTCCCTGCGCGAGGGCTGGTGCCGCGGTCTGCTGGTGCGCCGCTCCATCGCCGAGCCGGACAAACTCACCTACTATCTGACCTTCGCCCCGGAAGGCACGCCGGTCGCCACATTGGTCCGGGTCGCCGGGTCGCGCTGGACCATCGAGTCCTGCTTCGAGGCGGCGAAGGGCGAGGTCGGGCTCGACCAGTACGAGGTGCGCTCGTGGACCGGCTGGCACCGCCACGTCACCTTGGCCATGCTGGCCCTGGCCTTTCTCACCGTCGTGCGCACGGCGGCCATCGGGGGGAGAGGATCAACTCGACCTGTCCGCCGATCTTCTGCCCTTGACCGTGCCCGAGATCCGCACCCTCCTGGTCGCCTTGATCGGCCGGCCCCCCGCGCCACCCACCGCCATTATCGATTGGTCCATCTGGCGAAGACGCCACCAACAGCGAGCACGGCGCTCCCATTGGAAACGACGCACCCAAACCGATAA
- a CDS encoding IS5-like element ISAzs9 family transposase (programmed frameshift), which translates to MALDRIVLRDDQWERIAPLLPGKVGDPGRSAADNRLFLEAVLWIVRVGAPWRDLPAAFGNWNSVFQRYRRWAKAGVFDEVFAALSSDADFEYAIIDGTIVRVHQHGTGAKGGTQAQAIGRSRGGLTTKILAVVDALGNLGRFILLPGQRHDSVGVEPVLDGIEFSALLADKAFDSNAIRILIAERGAVAVIPSKANRSPPIPHDAEMYKWRHLVENFFCKIKEFRRIATRYDKTDTSFAAAINLVATVLVTR; encoded by the exons GTGGCCTTGGATCGGATTGTATTGCGAGATGATCAGTGGGAGCGGATAGCGCCGCTTCTTCCCGGCAAAGTGGGTGACCCTGGCCGCTCGGCAGCGGACAATCGCCTGTTTTTGGAGGCGGTCCTGTGGATCGTCCGCGTTGGAGCGCCCTGGCGGGACTTGCCCGCAGCGTTCGGCAATTGGAACTCGGTGTTCCAGCGCTATCGCCGATGGGCCAAGGCCGGTGTCTTCGACGAGGTCTTCGCCGCTTTATCGAGCGACGCGGACTTCGAGTACGCGATCATTGATGGCACGATTGTCCGGGTGCATCAGCACGGTACCGGCGCAA AGGGGGGGACTCAGGCTCAGGCCATCGGTCGCTCTCGTGGCGGGCTGACGACCAAGATCCTGGCCGTCGTCGATGCGTTGGGGAACCTTGGGCGCTTCATCCTGCTGCCGGGCCAGCGACATGACAGCGTCGGCGTCGAACCGGTGCTGGACGGCATCGAATTCTCCGCCTTGCTGGCTGACAAAGCCTTCGACAGCAACGCCATCCGTATCTTGATCGCCGAGCGAGGCGCGGTCGCCGTCATTCCGTCCAAGGCCAACCGATCTCCCCCGATTCCCCACGACGCCGAGATGTACAAATGGCGCCATCTGGTCGAGAACTTCTTCTGCAAAATCAAAGAATTCCGACGCATCGCCACACGATACGACAAAACTGATACAAGCTTCGCCGCTGCCATTAACCTCGTCGCTACCGTCTTGGTAACACGATGA
- a CDS encoding IclR family transcriptional regulator: MVDQTEKTTAKTADKDISGPRSLMRILGLFEALAEANDGMSLADLGVHLGAPKSSLLTLLRPLVAEGYLLHSGGRYRLGARIFRLSASVLAARNLRLLIRPYVEKIALRVQETVYFSVLDARSKLASCVEVIDGSNPIRYTMPVGSTLPLYCSAVGNVLLAYQDEAWLEDYLRTAKFERITPATLTSADELRRLIEDIRVNKMAVSIGRMVLGSAAIAAPVFTAEGTLMGTMAIAGPADRLTAEMMSLQAILREVSDQASGQWKSDTVV; encoded by the coding sequence ATGGTCGATCAAACTGAAAAGACCACAGCCAAGACTGCCGATAAGGATATCAGCGGGCCACGATCGCTGATGCGTATTCTCGGGCTTTTCGAAGCCCTTGCCGAGGCGAACGACGGAATGTCGCTGGCCGACCTGGGGGTTCACCTCGGAGCACCGAAAAGCAGCCTTCTCACCCTGCTTCGCCCCCTGGTGGCGGAAGGATATCTTCTCCACTCAGGAGGACGTTACCGGCTTGGCGCGCGCATTTTCAGATTGTCTGCCAGCGTGCTGGCTGCGAGAAATCTACGCTTGCTTATCCGGCCCTATGTAGAAAAAATCGCGCTCCGGGTCCAAGAGACTGTTTACTTCTCTGTTTTGGACGCCAGGTCGAAACTGGCGAGCTGCGTGGAAGTCATCGACGGTAGCAACCCGATCCGTTATACGATGCCGGTCGGTAGTACACTTCCTCTGTATTGCTCTGCAGTTGGGAATGTGCTGCTGGCCTATCAGGATGAGGCCTGGCTCGAGGATTACCTGCGGACGGCCAAATTCGAACGAATCACTCCGGCGACTCTGACAAGCGCCGATGAGCTGCGGCGATTGATCGAGGATATCAGAGTGAATAAGATGGCGGTCAGCATTGGCCGTATGGTCCTGGGATCAGCCGCAATCGCTGCACCTGTCTTTACCGCCGAAGGGACCCTGATGGGGACGATGGCGATTGCCGGTCCAGCCGACCGGCTCACGGCAGAGATGATGTCGCTGCAGGCAATCCTGCGCGAGGTGTCAGACCAGGCATCGGGTCAATGGAAGAGCGACACCGTCGTTTGA
- a CDS encoding ISAs1-like element ISAzs22 family transposase (programmed frameshift) codes for MGGCGSDPGSPGPEGAAVPSGIGFDLALSAMLAGANDLMAIFRWGRRLPPEALYLLGLERAPCHAMYHYFFKALDVTAAEAVLGEWARGSGPVGHVALDGKRLKGSAPAGHDGSEGVHLLAAFASRLGTVIGQLRVPPEANEITAALTLLKSLPLGGAVITGDAVFCQRAICQAIRDGGGDYLFTVKANQPALMADLAVAFGDAFPPELVAAFQGQPPPPALDGPPPDREGAQTVEKGHGRIETRRITVSREVVPALDWPGVAQVCRIERTREVKGAISHETVYVITSLDRDHASPAALLALARDHWGIENRLHWRRDVLLSEDASRVRSGAVPQAMAMLRNTMLGIANLFGAPLPAVRMACAEDRCATIATVKNGFL; via the exons GTGGGAGGTTGTGGGAGCGATCCCGGATCGCCGGGGCCGGAAGGGGCGGCAGTACCCTCTGGCATCGGTTTTGATTTGGCGCTTTCGGCGATGCTGGCGGGGGCCAACGACCTGATGGCGATCTTTCGCTGGGGGCGACGGTTGCCGCCCGAGGCTCTTTACCTGCTGGGCCTGGAGCGGGCGCCGTGTCACGCCATGTACCACTATTTCTTCAAGGCTTTGGACGTTACGGCGGCCGAGGCGGTGTTGGGGGAATGGGCGCGCGGCTCCGGCCCGGTCGGACATGTGGCGCTCGACGGCAAGCGCCTGAAGGGCAGCGCGCCGGCCGGGCACGATGGCAGCGAAGGCGTGCATCTGCTGGCCGCCTTCGCCAGCCGGCTGGGGACGGTGATCGGCCAGTTGCGGGTGCCGCCCGAAGCCAACGAGATCACCGCCGCGCTGACGCTGCTCAAGAGCCTGCCGCTGGGCGGTGCGGTAATCACCGGGGATGCGGTGTTCTGTCAGCGCGCCATCTGCCAAGCCATCCGCGACGGCGGCGGCGATTATCTGTTCACCGTCAAAGCCAACCAACCGGCGCTGATGGCCGATCTCGCCGTCGCCTTCGGTGACGCT TTCCCCCCGGAGCTGGTGGCGGCGTTCCAGGGCCAGCCCCCGCCTCCCGCCCTGGACGGGCCGCCGCCGGACCGTGAGGGCGCGCAGACCGTGGAGAAGGGGCACGGGCGCATCGAAACCCGCCGCATCACCGTCAGCCGCGAGGTCGTTCCCGCGCTCGACTGGCCCGGCGTGGCGCAGGTCTGCCGCATCGAGCGGACCCGCGAGGTCAAGGGCGCGATCTCGCACGAAACCGTCTACGTCATCACCAGCCTGGACCGCGACCACGCCTCGCCTGCGGCGCTGCTCGCGCTCGCCCGCGACCACTGGGGCATCGAGAACCGCCTGCACTGGAGGCGTGACGTCCTCTTGAGCGAAGACGCCAGCCGGGTGCGATCCGGCGCCGTGCCACAGGCCATGGCGATGCTGCGCAACACCATGCTGGGCATCGCCAATCTCTTCGGCGCCCCACTCCCCGCCGTCCGCATGGCATGCGCCGAAGATCGCTGTGCCACAATCGCAACCGTCAAAAACGGCTTTCTTTGA
- a CDS encoding ISAs1 family transposase → MQSWFEKAFDALPDPRTGNAKRHDLLEILTIALTATVCGAESCADFADFAVDREVLFRSFLRLENGVPSHDTFSRIFRLLDPVAFAACFGRFLEGLGTAGAGVIAIDGKTLRRSFDDAARSNPLAVVTAFASATRLVVGQHSYRVAEGDSEILAARALLECLDLQGHLVTADAIHCQEETARLIRERGGDYLLRLKGNHPALLAMVEEYFTDPELCAGLASATTTDADHGRIETRRAWVCHELDWLRGPKSASSEPVLPPGMACVGLIEAKVEHRGKSTVTRHYHIASRALSAADYLAAARAHWSIENGLHWVLDVVFDEDRARNRKEHGPENLATLRKLALNILNRARRDISVRRKRKRSGWSDDFARSILGQMR, encoded by the coding sequence ATGCAGTCGTGGTTTGAGAAAGCGTTTGATGCGTTGCCGGACCCACGCACGGGCAACGCCAAGCGGCATGACCTGCTGGAGATCCTGACGATCGCGCTGACGGCAACGGTGTGCGGGGCGGAGAGCTGTGCCGACTTTGCCGACTTCGCCGTGGATCGCGAGGTGCTGTTTCGGTCGTTTTTGCGTCTGGAGAACGGGGTGCCGAGCCACGACACCTTCTCGCGCATCTTCCGGCTGTTGGACCCGGTGGCCTTTGCCGCCTGCTTTGGCCGTTTCCTGGAGGGGCTTGGAACGGCCGGGGCTGGGGTGATCGCCATCGACGGCAAGACGCTGCGCCGCTCCTTCGATGACGCGGCCCGGTCCAACCCGCTGGCTGTGGTGACGGCGTTCGCCTCGGCGACACGGCTGGTGGTGGGCCAGCACAGCTACCGAGTGGCCGAGGGCGACAGCGAGATCCTGGCCGCCCGTGCCCTGCTGGAGTGCCTGGACCTCCAGGGCCATCTGGTCACCGCCGACGCCATCCATTGTCAGGAGGAGACCGCCCGCCTCATCCGGGAGCGCGGCGGCGACTACCTGCTGCGGCTGAAGGGCAACCATCCCGCCCTGCTCGCCATGGTCGAGGAGTACTTCACCGACCCGGAACTGTGCGCCGGGCTGGCGAGTGCCACGACCACCGACGCCGATCACGGCCGGATCGAGACCCGGCGGGCCTGGGTCTGTCACGAACTGGATTGGCTGCGCGGGCCCAAATCGGCCAGCAGCGAACCGGTCCTGCCGCCCGGCATGGCCTGTGTGGGCTTGATCGAGGCTAAAGTCGAGCATCGCGGCAAGTCCACCGTGACCCGGCACTACCACATCGCCTCGCGCGCGCTCAGCGCGGCCGACTATCTGGCGGCCGCCCGCGCCCATTGGTCGATCGAAAACGGATTGCACTGGGTGCTCGACGTCGTCTTCGACGAGGATCGCGCCCGCAACCGCAAGGAGCACGGGCCGGAAAACCTCGCCACCCTCCGCAAGCTCGCGCTCAACATCCTGAACCGGGCCCGGCGCGATATCTCCGTCCGCCGAAAGCGAAAACGCTCAGGATGGTCCGACGACTTCGCAAGATCCATCCTCGGCCAAATGCGATGA
- the istB gene encoding IS21-like element ISAzs2 family helper ATPase IstB, with protein sequence MMKHVNHERLRQLRLYGMAKGLEALERLPDRGQLAFDEQLGTLIEREAAERANTALASRLKRARLRQTACLEDLDLRTPRGLDRGVVRELATGRWVKENRPVLITGPTGIGKTWLACALGNQAAREGHSVLYTRLTRLLDDLATARLDGSLARLLRRIARLDLLILDDWAMTELTAPQRLDLMEVIDDRHDRAATMLATQVPVANWHRLIGDATYADAILDRLVHRAYRIDLHGDSMRRTKADAASETPDT encoded by the coding sequence ATGATGAAGCACGTCAACCACGAGCGGCTGCGCCAGTTGCGGCTGTACGGCATGGCCAAGGGGTTGGAGGCGCTGGAACGCCTGCCCGATCGCGGCCAACTGGCCTTCGACGAGCAGTTGGGCACGCTGATCGAGCGGGAAGCGGCAGAGCGCGCCAACACCGCACTCGCCAGCCGACTGAAACGTGCCCGGCTGCGCCAGACGGCCTGCCTGGAGGACCTCGACCTGCGCACCCCGCGTGGGCTCGATCGCGGTGTTGTGCGCGAGCTGGCCACCGGGCGCTGGGTGAAGGAGAACCGGCCGGTTCTGATCACCGGCCCGACCGGGATCGGCAAGACCTGGCTGGCCTGTGCACTCGGCAACCAGGCGGCGCGGGAAGGCCACAGCGTACTCTACACCCGGCTGACCCGCCTGCTGGACGATCTGGCCACCGCCCGCCTGGACGGTTCGCTCGCCCGGCTGCTGCGACGGATCGCCCGGCTCGACCTGCTGATCCTGGATGACTGGGCGATGACCGAGCTGACCGCGCCTCAGCGCCTGGACCTGATGGAGGTGATCGATGACCGCCACGACCGGGCCGCAACCATGCTGGCCACCCAAGTTCCCGTGGCCAACTGGCATCGGCTCATCGGCGATGCCACCTACGCCGACGCCATCCTCGACCGCCTCGTGCATCGGGCCTACCGCATCGACCTGCATGGCGACTCCATGCGCCGCACCAAGGCCGATGCCGCCAGCGAAACCCCCGACACCTAA
- the istA gene encoding IS21-like element ISAzs2 family transposase — MPRARSDMRRIREVLRLRDEFGASQRQIADACRLPRSTVRDYLERLRASGLQYADVLGWTDVELEERLFPPPVTSARPVPDWRHISRELGRRGVTLRLLWEEYLEVHPGGYRYTQFVQHFRAWQGAHAEPRLRREHRPGAAIEVDYAGMTLTVGLGAEARQAQVFVACLPYSGYVYAEATWTQQAEEWLASHARLFEHLGGVPGKLVPDNLKVGVSHASFYDPAINPAYHDLARHYRTAVLPARVRRPRDKPSAENGVQQVERRVLAPLRDTPFATLDAANAALRDKLATLNAAPLSRRPQDTRAGLFAAEEQPTLRPLPPDRFVPGTWARHKVPPDYHLALDGGVYSVPHTLIGKTVDVHSTAGVISVFLRGKRMACHVRRQDGATVTLDAHRPANHRAVARFTPDAIQTELAAIGPAAALLFERILAGADHPEQAVRAGIGLIRLAATHGTSRLEQACQAALEANVGSYRYVQRWLTAPPATTADAAGAGEHTNLRGPSYYH; from the coding sequence ATGCCCCGAGCGAGGTCGGACATGCGGCGGATCAGAGAAGTCCTTCGTCTGCGGGATGAGTTTGGCGCCAGCCAACGGCAGATTGCCGATGCCTGCCGGCTGCCGCGCAGCACCGTGCGCGATTACCTGGAGCGGCTACGGGCCTCCGGGCTGCAGTACGCGGATGTGCTGGGCTGGACGGACGTCGAGCTGGAGGAGCGGCTGTTCCCGCCTCCGGTCACGTCGGCGCGCCCGGTGCCCGACTGGCGGCACATCAGCCGGGAACTCGGCCGCCGTGGCGTAACGCTGCGGCTGCTGTGGGAGGAATACCTGGAGGTCCATCCCGGCGGCTATCGCTACACCCAATTCGTCCAGCATTTCCGGGCATGGCAGGGTGCTCATGCCGAGCCGCGTCTGCGCCGGGAACATCGGCCGGGGGCGGCGATCGAGGTTGATTACGCTGGGATGACGCTGACCGTCGGGCTCGGCGCTGAGGCGCGGCAGGCCCAGGTGTTTGTCGCCTGCCTGCCGTATTCGGGCTACGTCTATGCCGAGGCGACCTGGACCCAGCAGGCGGAGGAGTGGCTGGCCTCCCACGCCCGGCTGTTCGAACATCTGGGCGGCGTGCCGGGCAAGCTGGTGCCGGATAACCTCAAGGTCGGCGTCAGCCACGCCTCCTTCTACGATCCGGCGATCAACCCGGCTTATCACGATCTCGCCCGGCACTACCGCACCGCCGTCCTGCCGGCCCGGGTGCGGCGCCCGCGCGACAAGCCCAGCGCCGAGAACGGCGTGCAGCAGGTCGAGCGGCGGGTGCTGGCCCCGCTGCGCGATACGCCCTTCGCCACGCTGGACGCCGCCAACGCGGCCTTGCGCGACAAGCTGGCCACCCTCAATGCCGCTCCCTTGAGCCGCCGGCCGCAGGACACGCGCGCCGGCCTGTTCGCCGCCGAGGAGCAGCCGACCCTGCGCCCCTTGCCGCCGGACCGCTTCGTGCCGGGCACCTGGGCGCGCCACAAGGTCCCGCCCGACTATCATCTCGCTCTCGACGGCGGCGTCTACTCGGTGCCCCACACGCTGATCGGCAAGACGGTCGACGTGCACAGCACCGCCGGCGTGATCAGCGTCTTCCTGCGCGGCAAGCGGATGGCCTGCCATGTCCGCCGGCAGGACGGCGCCACCGTGACGCTGGACGCCCATCGCCCCGCCAACCACCGGGCCGTCGCCCGCTTCACCCCCGATGCCATCCAGACCGAACTGGCCGCCATCGGCCCGGCCGCCGCGCTGCTGTTCGAACGCATCCTGGCCGGCGCCGATCACCCCGAACAGGCGGTGCGGGCCGGGATCGGCCTGATCCGCTTGGCGGCCACCCACGGCACCAGCCGGCTGGAGCAAGCCTGCCAGGCGGCGCTGGAGGCCAACGTCGGATCCTACCGCTACGTCCAGCGCTGGTTGACCGCTCCCCCGGCCACAACGGCGGACGCGGCCGGTGCCGGCGAGCACACCAATCTGCGCGGCCCTTCCTACTATCACTGA
- a CDS encoding IS66-like element ISAzs20 family transposase (programmed frameshift) gives MDALPDTIDALRAALIEARGRAALAEADAAQARAERSGDQALIATLKLQIEKLQRDLYGRRSERTSRLLGQLEFQLEEAQASVGEDDLAAEQVAEATGAARITRKAPSRKPFPAHLPRERVVIPAPAVCPCCGSTRLCKLGESVTETAERIPARWKIIQTVREKFSCRDCETISQPPAPFHTTPRGWAGPNLLATLLFEKFGQHQPLNRQCERFAKEGMEISLSTAADQVGAACGVLKPLLDRLAAHVLAAERLHGEPPKGQRSYDTTVPVLAKGKTDTGRIWVYVRDDRPFAGAAAPAALFHYSRDRGGGHPEAHLAGWAGVLQADAYAGYNRLYDASRQPEPVAEVLCWAHARRKFFELADIAANKRRGKGAPPISPLALEAVRRIDPLFDIEREALGRSAADRLAVRTELSKPQVEELENWMRTARAGMSKHAPVAKAMDYMLTRWEGFTRFLRDGRVCLTNNAAERALRGIALGRKAWLFCGSDRGGQRAAAMYSLIVTAKMNDIDPQAWLADVLARINDLPQTKLHELLPWEWKRLHEATTAT, from the exons ATGGACGCCCTGCCCGACACCATCGACGCCCTGCGCGCCGCGCTGATCGAAGCGCGTGGCCGGGCTGCGTTGGCCGAGGCGGACGCCGCCCAGGCGCGGGCCGAACGGTCCGGCGACCAGGCGCTGATCGCCACCCTGAAGCTCCAGATCGAGAAGCTCCAGCGCGACCTCTACGGCCGGCGCTCCGAACGGACCTCCCGACTGCTCGGCCAGCTCGAATTCCAGTTGGAGGAGGCGCAGGCAAGCGTCGGCGAGGACGATCTGGCGGCGGAACAGGTGGCCGAGGCGACCGGCGCGGCCCGCATCACCCGCAAGGCGCCGTCGCGCAAGCCGTTCCCGGCGCACCTGCCGCGCGAGCGCGTCGTGATCCCGGCGCCGGCGGTGTGCCCATGCTGCGGCTCGACCCGGCTGTGCAAGCTGGGTGAAAGCGTGACCGAGACGGCCGAGCGCATTCCCGCGCGGTGGAAAATCATCCAGACGGTGCGCGAGAAATTCTCCTGCCGGGACTGCGAGACGATCAGCCAGCCGCCGGCACCGTTCCACACCACGCCGCGCGGCTGGGCGGGGCCGAACCTGCTGGCCACGCTGCTGTTCGAGAAGTTCGGCCAGCATCAGCCGCTGAACCGCCAGTGCGAGCGCTTCGCCAAGGAGGGCATGGAGATCAGCCTGTCCACCGCGGCCGACCAGGTGGGGGCGGCCTGCGGCGTGCTGAAGCCGCTGCTCGACCGGCTCGCAGCGCATGTGCTGGCGGCGGAGCGGTTGCACGGCGAGCC CCCGAAGGGCCAGCGAAGCTACGACACGACCGTGCCGGTGCTGGCGAAGGGCAAGACCGACACCGGCCGCATCTGGGTCTATGTGCGCGACGATCGCCCCTTCGCGGGCGCGGCGGCACCGGCGGCGCTGTTCCACTACTCCCGCGACCGTGGCGGCGGGCATCCCGAGGCACATCTGGCCGGTTGGGCCGGAGTGCTGCAGGCCGACGCCTATGCCGGATACAACCGCCTCTACGACGCGAGCCGCCAGCCGGAGCCCGTGGCCGAGGTCCTGTGTTGGGCGCACGCGCGTCGGAAATTCTTCGAACTCGCCGATATCGCCGCCAACAAGCGGCGCGGCAAGGGGGCGCCCCCGATTTCTCCGCTGGCGCTGGAGGCGGTGCGGCGCATCGACCCGCTGTTCGACATCGAGCGCGAAGCCCTCGGGCGCTCGGCAGCCGACCGTCTGGCGGTGCGCACAGAGCTGTCCAAGCCCCAGGTCGAGGAACTGGAAAACTGGATGCGAACGGCCCGGGCCGGGATGTCGAAGCACGCGCCGGTGGCCAAGGCGATGGACTACATGCTGACCCGCTGGGAAGGCTTCACCCGCTTCCTGCGTGACGGACGGGTCTGCCTGACCAACAATGCTGCCGAACGAGCGTTGCGTGGAATCGCCCTTGGCAGGAAGGCATGGCTATTCTGCGGATCGGATCGAGGCGGGCAGCGCGCCGCCGCCATGTACAGCCTGATCGTGACGGCAAAGATGAACGACATCGATCCCCAGGCGTGGCTGGCCGACGTCCTGGCCCGCATCAACGATCTGCCGCAGACCAAGCTGCACGAACTGCTGCCCTGGGAATGGAAGCGGCTGCACGAGGCGACCACGGCGACCTGA
- the tnpB gene encoding IS66 family insertion sequence element accessory protein TnpB (TnpB, as the term is used for proteins encoded by IS66 family insertion elements, is considered an accessory protein, since TnpC, encoded by a neighboring gene, is a DDE family transposase.), whose amino-acid sequence MIPVPSGVRVWLAGGVTDMRCGMNSLALKVQEGLGRDPHAGDLYVFRGRRGDMVKCLWHDGLGMSLYAKRLERGRFIWPSPASGAVAISASQFAYLLDAIDWRNPQQTWRPRSAG is encoded by the coding sequence ATGATCCCGGTCCCCTCGGGCGTTCGGGTCTGGCTGGCGGGCGGGGTCACCGACATGCGCTGCGGGATGAACTCTCTGGCGCTGAAGGTCCAGGAGGGTCTTGGCCGCGATCCCCATGCCGGCGATTTATACGTCTTCCGTGGACGTCGCGGTGACATGGTGAAGTGCCTGTGGCATGACGGGCTCGGCATGTCGCTGTACGCCAAGAGGCTTGAACGGGGCCGTTTCATCTGGCCCAGCCCGGCCAGCGGAGCCGTGGCCATTTCCGCGTCCCAGTTCGCGTATCTGCTCGACGCCATCGACTGGCGCAATCCGCAGCAGACTTGGAGACCGCGCTCGGCCGGATAG
- a CDS encoding IS66-like element accessory protein TnpA, translating into MTIQRVEVITGQERRRQFSDEEKLRLVEEAFQPGVKATEVARRLGVDVSLLYRWRRQFFGQQPRLPAFMPITVATDAPAPEKVAEPTAAPAAPPAGLIEVEFATARLRITGPVDPALVGTVIAALSGRSA; encoded by the coding sequence ATGACTATCCAACGCGTCGAGGTGATCACGGGCCAGGAGCGGCGGCGGCAGTTCAGCGACGAGGAGAAGCTGCGGCTGGTCGAAGAGGCGTTCCAGCCGGGCGTCAAGGCGACCGAAGTCGCCCGGCGCCTGGGCGTGGACGTCAGCCTGCTGTACCGCTGGCGCCGCCAGTTCTTCGGTCAGCAGCCCCGGCTGCCCGCCTTCATGCCGATCACCGTCGCCACCGACGCTCCGGCACCGGAGAAGGTGGCAGAGCCGACAGCGGCGCCAGCGGCCCCACCAGCCGGTCTCATCGAGGTCGAATTCGCGACGGCGCGCTTGCGCATCACCGGCCCGGTCGATCCGGCCCTGGTCGGCACGGTGATCGCCGCGCTGTCGGGACGGTCGGCATGA